CAAAGATCCCTCACAATTCCGCGACTGAATGAACATGCGACATGGCACTCACCGAAGCCTAATGCAATTGCCTACGCGCATTCTTCGCCGGCATAGACGGAACCCTTTGATGGGTGGACTGCGGCACGCGATGCAGAGCCTCCTCACATCCGGTCGTCAGGCATCCATACCCGATGCCGAAGATCCCGCACCTTCCGGTGGCACCCCCAAGAGCGGTCCAGGATTCTCGTGATGATGTGCAAGCGGCCGGAGTTGATTGCCCACTTCCAGGATGCCAGCACCGCGCGATGTCGAAACACTTGGGCTCACTGCCAGGCGCAGTCGCCCCCGGCGCCGAGGACGCCAATGCGCAGATGTATCGCTCTCCAGGCCCGCGCCCCTTCGAAGGCTCCTAGCGCTTCGAGCTCGTTCGCGCGCTGCAATGCGAACGAGGATGCGTCCTCGCCGTGCTGACGTTCGACCTCGAGCGCGCAGGCCCACAAATGCCGGTTCTCGGTCATCTGCATGTCGAGGATCGGCCTGGGAGACATGGTCTGGGAGGCTACCCACACTCTAAAGCGATCGCAACGGCATGGCCGTCATCCCAATATTTCCCGGGGGTGATGGGCATGACCTGCTTCTATCTTCCAGTCATGCCGGCCCCAGCAACAGAGCTCGAAACCTCCCGGTGGCCGGAGCCCAATGCGCGTGTGGCAGCCGAAGCATCGAACTTCGGCGCCCTCACGCGCATCGGCAATTCCCTGGCTTGTTCAGTCAGGCTTATTCAGACCGATCAGAATTTGAAGCCGACGGTGCCCCCGTAGGTTACCGGCTCACCAACCGGAATGTAGGTGCTGGCGCTCGGACGGTAGTGCGTCTTGACCGTGATGTTGGTCAGATTGTTGCCCCAGGCGCGGACGTAGTAATGATTTGTCGGATCCGTCCACGTGACCGAAGCATTGACCAGGGCATAGGCGGCCTGACGCGCGCGCTCCTTGCTTGCAAAGCTGACATAGGGCGTACCGGCGAGGAGCGCCGTATTATCCGGCGTATAGCTGGGATTAGCCGTGTGCTTGGCGACGTAGTTCGGATCGCCGCCCCAGACCGAAGGGTCCGTCACGACATAGCTGGTCGTATATTTGAGGTTTGCGGCAAAGCGCAGACCGCCATCCTTGTTGGGTATGTTGAAGTCGAAACCGACGAATCCCGAGAAGTCGGGAGCCCGCGGCATCTGGAGGCCCGACAGGTCCTGCGCCACGCTTGCGACATTAATGAAGGTCTTGAGGGGATTGCTGTTGGTGTTGAAGCCAACCTGGTTGGGATTAACTCCGGTCCCGGTATAAATGAAACCGTCGCCATAGCGCGCGTGCAGCCAGGTCCCGCCCATTCTGATCTTGAAATTATCAGTTATATCGTAGTCGAAATTGGCTTCCGCGCCGTAGATCTTCGCCTTTGGCGCGTTCTGCAATGTCACGACGGTCAGGGCGCCGATGAAGGTCACCGAGCTTACCTGGAGGTTCTTGTAGTCGTAATAGAATCCGGACAGGTCGTAGTGGAAACGGCCGCCTCCGGATTTCAGGCCGATTTCATAGGCATTGATCGTTTCCTGCTTGGCATCGCGCCAGAGAGCGGGATTGTCGTTGGGCAAGGTCGAGTTCCACTCTCCGCCGCGGAAGCCTTGCGAGTAGCTGGCATAGATATTTGTGTGCGGAGCGATCTCGTAGCGGATCGAGGCGCGCGGCGTGAACTTGTTGTAGGTCGAACTGCGCGCAGTGGTAGCGATGGTATAGGGCGTCGAGGTGATGCCGCCTATGGGAACGATCGCGCCTCCCACGAGACAGCCGCCGGTGGTGGTGCAGTAATTGTCTTTAACCGCCGACACGTCCTGCGTCTCACTGCTGTAACGTCCGCCCAAGTTGATGCTGAGCTTGTCGGTCGCGTGAAAGGTGACGTCGGCAAAGACCGCCCAGGCCTTCTTCGTGCGGAAGAATCCCGAGTGCGATGACTTGCGGTAGTCGGACAACGGGACAATCGTCGTCGCGGGATCGGGGTAAGTGAACGGCGCGTAGCTCGCCGGTCCGAGATAGACCACGTTGTCACGCCCGGGCTGATAGTCCGTTTTGATGTTGTAGTAGTTTCCGCCAACGATGAGGTCGACGTTCTTTATCGCGTTGATGTTGTAGTCGACGGATTCCTGCCAGGTCCGATCCCGCACGACAGAATCGATGTAGAGATCGGGGACATAGTTACCGTTGGAATCGTAAATGGTCTCGTTGTTGCCGGCTGTGTAACCGGTGATCGAACGCAGCGTTCCGATACCGGTATCGAGACTGAGGTTTAGGTAGCCCTCGTGCTGCTTGAAATCGAGGACGATGGCATCGCCCGCGACCTCGCCGAGGCCTCTCGGCCGCGTATTGCGACCGGGCACGGTGTAGCTGTTGGCCACGTTCTCGATCGGCGTGAAAAATACGCCGCGAGGATCATTGGCGCGCGTGAAGTTGTAGCCGGCGGTCGCGGTGAAGCTGTCAGTGAGCTCGGCCTTGACCTTGGCACGAACCGATTCCTGCTCCAGTCCCAGCGTGCGCCCGTCGAACTGGCCCGGTGTCGTGCGGCTGGCCTTCTTGTAGTAGCCGTCGGTCTTGCGGAACGTGCCCGCCAGGCTGACGCCAATACGATCGCTCAGCGGACCGGCGACATAGCCTCGCGCACGCTTGTCGTCGAAGCGGCCGTAGCCTGCCTCGATATTGCCTGCCCAATCGCGGCCCGGGTCGATCGTATCGATGAGGATCGCACCGCCGGTCGCGTTGCGTCCGTAGAGCGTGCCCTGCGGCCCCTTGAGGATCTGGATGCTCTGGACGTTTGGCAGATCCATGTTGAGGATCTGAGGCGTGGTCTGATAGAGACCGTCCACGAACAGCGCGACGTTGTTCTCGTACGCGCCGGCGTTCGTCGTAGTGACGCCGCGGATCGCGGGCTGCGGATAAGAACCGCTGTTGTTGACCTGAAAACCCGTCGTGACATTCGCAAGGTCGCGGACAGAATTAACGCCGACACTGCTCAGCGTTTCCTGCGGGATGACTGCCACGGACATAGGCACATCCTCGAGCGCTTCGGAGCGGCGCTGCGCGGTAACGATGATCGTGTTGCTATCCACGCTGGCGTCCGCCGAAGCCTGCGCAAAAGCAGGATTGGCCGCGAAGCACAAGGCAAGCCCCGTTCCGGCGAGCAGGGCCCAGCCGCGGGTTCGATTGCTAATTTGATATGTCATATTACCCTCCCATTTATTTATGTGCTTCAAGCGGTTGCCGGTCGCTTCCCGGCCACTTCAAACGCCGCCTTGCAAACCCTCATTTGCTCGCGAATGCCCCCCGGCCCGAAGACCAAAAGACGTGATCGAAGACGCCAACGCGGCAATCGCCACCATTCCCCGCGCGTGCAGCAGCCTCTCGGAGCGGTCTATTACAACCTTCACATTATTGCAATCGCTCACGTGCATTCCATAAATCGCCATTCATCGCTGGCTTGACCCGTACGCACAGACAGGTTCGACGAAAGAATTCGCCGGCGCTTCATCGCCTCGAGTGATGGCGCACCTGCCCGGTGCAGACCTCCCGGCGATGCCCGCCGCCAACAGGCAAACGCCCGTGATTGATTTGGCTGATGAAAGCGTCTCAAGCCTCGGGCGCGGTCTTGATCCGCCGGGCTGGAAGGCCTTGGCGCCGCGCCTAGCCGCGGAGCTTGCGCTGCCTGATCCGTTCCGGCGCATTCGGCTGCCCCGTGTGTGCCGTCACCCCGCCATCGGCAGCCAGGATCGCGCCGGTCACGTAGGACGCGTCATCCGACGCAAGAAAGGCTGCCACTGCCGCCATTTCCTCAGGCCGTCCCGATCGTCCCAGAGGCACGCGGTCGAGCCAGAAAGCACGATCGATCGGGTCGGCGACTGCGGGCGCCGCCATTTCGGTTTCGATGAGACCGGGGCACAGCGCATTCACCCGGATCCCGTCGCGCGCGCAATCGAGCGCCAACGAGCGGGTGTAGTTGATGACAGCTCCTTTCGAAGCATTGTAGGCCCCCATGGCGAAGTCGCCGAGCAGTCCGGAAATCGAGGCGACATTGATGATCGCCCCGCCGCCGCCGTCGCGCATTACCGGAATTGCGGCCTTGCAGGTCAGGAAGATGGCTCGCGTATTGATCGCAAACACCCTTTCCCAGACCTCTTCTTCCAAGTCCGGAGTTTCGCCGAGCGACCCGATGCCCGCATTATTGATCAGAATGTCGAGCCGCCCCCATTTCTCGCGGGCCGCGGAGACGACCGCTGCGACATCGGCCGAATTGGTCACGTCGGTCGTCAGGAAGGCGATATGCTCTCCAGTCTGGTCAGGCGCGTTCACATCCGCGACCATCACTTTAGCGCCCTCTGACACCAGCCGGGCGACCATGGCGGCACCGATACCGCGCGAGCCGCCCGTCACGATCGCGACCTTGCCTTCGAACCTTGCCATCTGCGCTCTCCCTTCGGCCGCCGACCGAAGGTCGCCGCTTCACTGCATAGCCCCGGGAGCGCGCTAAATGGAATAGGCTTCGTGCATTCCTTTCATGCTCGCCCCCCTCAGCGAAAGCGAGTGCCTCAGCCAAGATGCGCTTGCCGGGCGGCGACACCTATTCTTCGATTGATGGGGAGGCCGCCAGCAAGAAGTTTGAACGCGGCAGCAGGGCCAAACCAATGGCAATAGCCACCATGTGCGTGCGGTTGCGCGCCCGTAGCTTCAACCGCATCGTGTCGAGATGGCTTTCGACGGTGCGCGGCGCGATCTTGAACCTTTGCGCCACTTCTTTCGCTGAACTCCCAAGTGCGATCAGCTCCAGAATCTGCAGCTCGCGGCTCGTCAAAGGCGGACACGATTCGATCGAGCTCAAAGGCTGCCCCGCTGAATGGCTATGGATCGATGCAGCGGGCCCCTTCCCTCTCCATCTTCGGTAACGCTGTTTGACTGCCAGGTCGCTCGGCGATCGGGTAGAGACCGCTCGTTCCCGCCTGGAACGGGAGCTTACCAGGATCGACATCGGTGAAGCTGGCAGGTGCCCGCCAGCCTCACCGATGCGAGAGAGACGCGTTACTTCGCCGGACGCAAAGTGGCAGCGACCTGCGTGAAACGCGCGGCCACTGGCGCCGCCGAATCCTTAGCCACCTTCACGATCGCCTCGCGGTTCTTCGACGAGAACTTCAGAAGCTCGCGGACATTTCGCGTCAGGATCTGCGTGTTGAACGCCAAAAGTCCAGCGGGTGAGCGCAGCGCCGAAAGCTCCTTGGCATCGGCTTTCAATATTCCGAACGCCGCGCGCCCATCGGCTACGCAGCCCGTCGCGAGTTCGGCAAGGCCGCCGCCGAGGATCTTGCCCGATTGGGCGATCGCCGCGGCATTGCCTTTCGTGAGCGCCGCGACCTGTCCCAGCGAGCCGACGGTCTTTTCAAAAGTACCTTCGACTGCCTTCTCGACCTTTGTCGTTACTTTCTTCTTGGCAGCCGGCTGCGCCGGCGGATCGATAATGTCGCCGAGGCGATGGGCCGGAGCGGTGGCAGCTGCTGGCTTGGCCTTTGTAGCGCGGCTCTTTGCCAGCGTCTTCGTCCGGGAAAGCGGGCTCGGCTTCGCAGTTTTGGCGGGAACCTCCGCTACCCCTGATTTAACCTTCTTCTGAGCCGTGCGAGGCGCAGGAGATTTGGCGGTCCCGGCCTTTTGCCTGGGCAGCTTCACGGACGCGGCAGCCGCGCTCTTCCGCGCTACTGCCTGTGCCTTTGCAGTGGACACATCGGTCGACGCGCCCGAAGGCGCTTTTTCAGCAGTCGCGCCAGGAACGGGCGAGACGTCCTTGCCCGCAACTTTCTCGCTGACGGGCTCCGGCGAACCGGCGGCCGCAACGCCCTCCTGGACCAGCGCATCGCTCGCGGGAGCGACTTCATCCAATGATTTGGCCGAATTGAAATTCATTTCACTGCGTTCGGTCATCTCGATCTCCTAAGCCGGCTGATTCGCCGATGTATGCTGCACTGCACAAAACATCGAGCGGCGGCGCAGTCAACAAAATGCTGCATTGCAACATGAAACCTTTAATATGCAGCGCGCTGGTCATCGAAGGCATGGCCCGCAACCGCGAGAGCGATAAAACGCTCATGGTCTCGAAGAAGATCTGATATCAGATAATTCTTCCAAGTCGTTTATATTGATGGCTTTTATGCGACCGATAGCTGGGGATTCTGAGGATGGCCGATTGCGGCAGGCCGCAGCAATTGCCTGTTGCGTTGCCGGTTTCTTACCTGAAATGTGAGCCGTTATCGACCGGCATTCCGTATTCTTGCGCACTCGCACGAAGATTGATTTGAGCGCGGATCGCAGATCCCTAATGCCCGATCATCCCGCAGCCACTGATTTGAGACCCACTCGGACGTGTTTGGGGCATAGATCAAGGAAGCAGGATTCACCTGCGAGGCCGATACCGATCCGACCGGCGACGTCAGAGCTGCTTGGTCTGCCGTGCGAGCGGAGCATTGTCTTCCAGTTCGATGGAAGCGCTGAGGTCCACGAGGAAGGTTTGCGAACTCGGCATTCCGGCGCCGGCCGTAGCCAGACGTGAACGCAGCTCGCTCGTCGGCTTGAAGCCTACCTTCTCGAGAACGTGGGCCGAAGATCCATCGCCGGGAATGTGGCTGGCGATGATCCGGGTATGACCCAAGGTGCGGGCCATGCTCAGCACGGCGCTGATCGCCTCGGTCGCATAGCCATGGCCGTGATGCGCCTTGATGATCCAGTACCCTAGCCCGACCTCGTCGCCATCGGGTCCAAGTCCGATCCCGCCGATCAGTTCGCCGCCGTTGATCCTGGGCAAGGTTATGAAGAAGTGCGGCAGGCGCTTGTCGCTCGGCCGCTCGATGAATCGCTGGGCGTCTTCTGCGGTCAGGGGCCACGGAAGGCCGCTCGCATTGGCCGCAAGGGGCGCCTCATTGATGAGGGTAAGCATTTCCTGCCGATCTTCCGGCCAACATGGTCTGAGGAACAGTCGCGCAGTACGAATGAACATTGTGCCAGCCCTCACCAGTCCGACCTGTGTGCAATAGAGCACGCGCCTGAGACTTCGACTGTTTCGTCCGGCGCTGCAAAACCGGCATAGCTCTAAAGACTTAAAGTCTGACAGGCGCCCTCTATAATGCCAGCAATTGAGCGCACGTAAAGCGCGGTATCAGCCCTCAAGACGAATTTGTCGCCGCCGCCTAACGGCGCGTGGGACTTCAAACGGCAGATGGCGCCGAACTCGGCTCATCCCGACCGCTTTGCGACCTTGGACTGGCGGCGCGCCCGCGGTTTTTCGGCAAGCTCGATCCATACCGGAGCATGGTCGCTCGTCTTTTCCCATCCGCGAACATGGGCGTCGACTTCTGCCGCGACCAAACGGCCTGCAAGCGTGGGGCTCAGCAAAAGGTGATCGATCCTGAGGCCTGCATTCCGGGCATAGGCGTTCCGGAAATAGTCCCAGAACGTGTAGATCGCCTCCCCTGGATGCAGCTCGCGCAGCGCATCGGTCCACCCCTGGTCCAGCAGGCGAAAATAGGCGGCTTTAACCTCGGGCGCGAAGAGCGCGTCGTCCTGCCAGCGTTCGGGTTTGTAGACGTCTAGATCGGTCGGCATGACATTGAAGTCGCCAGCGAGCATGACCGGAAGGCCGGTCTCGATCAGGCCTGCAGCGTGATCGATCAGACGTTCGAACCAGCGCAGCTTGTAGTCGAACTTTGGCCCGGGACGCGGATTGCCATTGGGAAGATAAAGGCCGCCGATGATAATGCCGCCGACGGCGGCCTCGATATAGCGGCTGTGGGTGTCGGCAGCGTCGCCTGGAAGCCCCCGCCGGGTTTCGTGAATCTGGCCGATGCGGCTCAGGATCGCGACTCCGTTCCAGCTCTTCTGACCGTGCCAGATAACGTCGTAGCCAAGGGCCCGGATCGCTCCTTGCGGAAACTTGTCGTCGGGGGCCTTGAGCTCCTGCAGGCACACGACCTCGGGCTGCTCCTCCTCGAGCCAGCGCAGCAGCACCGGGAGGCGCCCATTCACGCCGTTCACGTTGTAGGTCGCTATCTTCATGACCTGCGGTGATGAAACGAGGCATTCGCCATACGGGCAGAAGAGTTTGCGGCAGGACTCGTTCCAGCGCGAATTGGACTCGGTTTGGCTCTGGCGTGCGAGCTTGCGCGCTCCTGCACGAAACCCGACCCAGGAAGGTGCGTTTGGCCATGCATCTGCCAAGGAGAAAAGACTGTGTCGGACAACAAGACGCTTCGCGCTCCGCAGGACGCTTCCCGCATTTCCCTCAGCGAAGATTACGAGGTCGACTACTGGACCGGGAAGTTCGGCGTGAGCCGCGACAAACTTGCGGATGCGGTGAAGGCCGTCGGCAACGGTGCGAAAGCGGTAGAGCGGTATCTCAAGGGCTAATCTTCGTTCCCATTTTGTTCAAAATCCGCTAGCACCATGTCCATGGTGGATTCGGCGCCCCGCAAGATCATCCACGTGGACATGGACGCGTTCTTCGCGTCGGTGGAGCAGCGCGATGATCCTAAGCTCCGCGGACGCCCAGTGGCTGTGGGGTACGGTGCCGCGCGCGGGGTGGTTGCCGCTGCAAGCTACGAGGCTCGCAGGTTTGGCGTGCGATCGGCCCTGCCGTCGGTGACAGCGATGAAGCGCTGCCCCGAGCTCATTTTCGTTCCGCCGCGCTTCGAGGTCTACAAAGCGGTGTCGCGCCAGATCCACGGCATCTTTGCCGACTATACCGATCTCATCCAGCCGCTCTCACTCGACGAAGCTTACCTCGACGTCACCGACAACCGGCGCGATCTTCCGACGGCGTGGCTCACGGCGAGGGAAATCCGAGCGCGGATTTTGGAGGAGACCGGTCTCACGGCTTCGGCCGGCATCTCGTACAACAAGTTCCTGGCAAAGCTCGCCTCGGACCAGCGCAAGCCCAACGGCCAGTTCGCCGTGACACCCGACATGGGCGAGGCGTGGACCCAGGGCCTCCCGGTCTCGCGCTTCCATGGTGTCGGTCCCGTCACTGCGGCCAAAATGCAACGCCTTGGCATCGAGACGGGAGCTGATCTTCGCGCAAAATCGATGGACTTTCTCCAGCAGCATTTCGGCAGCTCGGCCGCCTGGTATTACGAGATCGCACGCGGTATCGACGACCGGCGCGTCAATCCCGACCGGGATCGCAAGTCATCTGGCTCGGAGACGACTTTCGAGCGCGACCTGACGGCAAGCCCGGAAATCGAGAGCGGCGTGCTGGGTCAGGCCGACGAGGTTTGGGCCTGGTGCGAGAAGGCCCAGGCTTTCGGGCGGACGGTCACGGTCAAGGTCAAGTTCGCCGACTTCCAGATCATCACGCGCAGCAAGTCGCTCCCCCAGGTCGTGAGCACCCATGCCGATCTTCGCGGTGCAAGCCTCGCGCTCATTCGGCAGGTCCTCCCTGCCCAGAAGGGTGTTCGGCTCGTCGGCGTCACAGTGTCCAACTTCGAAAAGGCTGCGGCGATCATAGAGCCCGCCCTTCCCCTGTTCGGACAAGCACCCAAACAAGGCGCTGCCGCCTGATGGGACGCCGGGCAGGCAGCGCCGACCTTCCGCTCCATGGCGGCCGCGTGCCGGCTTGGCTCGGACAGCGCATGACCAAGCTTGGCGCGGTCATTACAGAGGCCATCGTCCTGGAATACGGGCGGGACGAGTTCCTGCGCCGCCTTTCCCACCCGTTCTGGTTCCAGTCCTTCGGCGCTGTCATGGGCATGGACTGGCATTCCTCTGGCATTACGACGAGCGTCATCGGGGCGCTCAAGCGCGGTCTCGCACCACTATCCGGAGAGCTTGGTCTTCACGTTTGCGGCGGGCGCGGAAGGCACAGCCGCAAGACGCCTGCGGAGCTCATGGCTGTCGCGGACCGCACCGGCATCGATGGAACGGGCCTCGCGCAAGCGAGCCGGCTCGTCGCCAAAGTCGACAGCGCAGCCGTCCAGGATGGTTTCGATCTCTATCTGCACGGTTTCATCGTCGCCGACGACGGCCGCTGGGTCGTTGTCCAGCAGGGCATGAACGGCGAGCGCAGGCAGGCGCGGCGCTATCACTGGTCGAGTGAAGGCCTCGAGAACTTCATCGATGCGCCCCATGCCGCGATCGACGGCAGGAACCAGGGCGAGATCGTCAATCTGGCCGACCGCCGTGCCGCGTCTTCGCGCGACCGCCAACTCCAACTACTCGCCGATATCGGACCTGGCGGCATTGTGCGCGAGCTCGACCGTCTCGATCCCAGGCGAGCGCCCGACCAGGCTATGCTTCCCCATCTCGTGATGCCAGATCACCACGACGTCCGCCCCGAGAACGTAGTGATGCGCCGCCTGCACGGCGCGCTGGCGGCCGCGGCCGACCGAGGCCCCGAGGATTTCGCCGAGCTCCTGCTCGTACCCGGTGTCGGCGCTCGCACGGTCCGGGCCCTGGCAATGGTTGCCGAAGTCGTTCACGGCACACCGTGCCGCTTTAGCGATCCGGCGCGCTTCTCACTGGCGCATGGCGGCAAGGACCGGCACCCCTACCCTGTGCCGACAAGGGTCTACGACCACACGATTGCCGTCATGAAGTCTGCGGTGGTGAAAGCTAAGCTTGGCCAGGGCGAGGAGCTCGCGGCCCTGAAGCGGCTCGACGAACAGGCCCGGCGGCTCGAGGCTTCCGCCACGGGACCTTCGCTTCCCGACCTCATTGCCGAGGAAATGGCCTATTCGCAGAGCTATGGCGGGCGCAGCGTGTTCGGGTGGGAGCCTGCGCAAAATTACGAGCCAGACGCGGATACCCTGGGGTCCGAAGGAAAGTCGGCCCATGTGCCGGCCCGCGTCCCGCTCTAGAGGCTGCAGAAGCTGACTATTTCAGCGGTGATGCGCTCTGGATGCTCGAGATGGAGCCAGTGAGTGCCGTTAGCGATGACCGCGAGCGATCCCTGGCCGCATCTTGCCAGGCTCGCCTCCATCAGAGCCCGCCCAAGAAAGCGGTCCTTGTCGCCCCAGATGATCTGCACGGACGGCCGGATCGGCTGTGCAGTCGCGCGCTCCCACGGCCGGCGAAGCGCGCGGTAGTAGGCGAGCATACACGACAGAGCCCCTGGCCGAGCCCAGGCTTCGACATAGGGCCCGAGCGTCCGCGACGAGAACGTGCCCTTGAGCGCACTGCGGCGCAGCGCCGCTTTCAGCCTCGCGAATTGAAATGCGCCCAGGACTTTCTCGGGAAGCCACGGAAGCTGAAAGATCCCATGGCGAGGGTGGATAGCGGCTGACACTCTGGCAGAGTTCGGTTGCTGACCCCTAACTCCGTGGAGGCAACCATGCTTGCAGCAGATCGACCCCATGC
The window above is part of the Novosphingobium sp. G106 genome. Proteins encoded here:
- a CDS encoding DUF6961 family protein; the protein is MSPRPILDMQMTENRHLWACALEVERQHGEDASSFALQRANELEALGAFEGARAWRAIHLRIGVLGAGGDCAWQ
- a CDS encoding phasin family protein; protein product: MTERSEMNFNSAKSLDEVAPASDALVQEGVAAAGSPEPVSEKVAGKDVSPVPGATAEKAPSGASTDVSTAKAQAVARKSAAAASVKLPRQKAGTAKSPAPRTAQKKVKSGVAEVPAKTAKPSPLSRTKTLAKSRATKAKPAAATAPAHRLGDIIDPPAQPAAKKKVTTKVEKAVEGTFEKTVGSLGQVAALTKGNAAAIAQSGKILGGGLAELATGCVADGRAAFGILKADAKELSALRSPAGLLAFNTQILTRNVRELLKFSSKNREAIVKVAKDSAAPVAARFTQVAATLRPAK
- a CDS encoding DUF763 domain-containing protein, whose amino-acid sequence is MGRRAGSADLPLHGGRVPAWLGQRMTKLGAVITEAIVLEYGRDEFLRRLSHPFWFQSFGAVMGMDWHSSGITTSVIGALKRGLAPLSGELGLHVCGGRGRHSRKTPAELMAVADRTGIDGTGLAQASRLVAKVDSAAVQDGFDLYLHGFIVADDGRWVVVQQGMNGERRQARRYHWSSEGLENFIDAPHAAIDGRNQGEIVNLADRRAASSRDRQLQLLADIGPGGIVRELDRLDPRRAPDQAMLPHLVMPDHHDVRPENVVMRRLHGALAAAADRGPEDFAELLLVPGVGARTVRALAMVAEVVHGTPCRFSDPARFSLAHGGKDRHPYPVPTRVYDHTIAVMKSAVVKAKLGQGEELAALKRLDEQARRLEASATGPSLPDLIAEEMAYSQSYGGRSVFGWEPAQNYEPDADTLGSEGKSAHVPARVPL
- a CDS encoding SDR family NAD(P)-dependent oxidoreductase, whose product is MARFEGKVAIVTGGSRGIGAAMVARLVSEGAKVMVADVNAPDQTGEHIAFLTTDVTNSADVAAVVSAAREKWGRLDILINNAGIGSLGETPDLEEEVWERVFAINTRAIFLTCKAAIPVMRDGGGGAIINVASISGLLGDFAMGAYNASKGAVINYTRSLALDCARDGIRVNALCPGLIETEMAAPAVADPIDRAFWLDRVPLGRSGRPEEMAAVAAFLASDDASYVTGAILAADGGVTAHTGQPNAPERIRQRKLRG
- a CDS encoding response regulator transcription factor — protein: MSSIESCPPLTSRELQILELIALGSSAKEVAQRFKIAPRTVESHLDTMRLKLRARNRTHMVAIAIGLALLPRSNFLLAASPSIEE
- a CDS encoding GNAT family N-acetyltransferase, translating into MFIRTARLFLRPCWPEDRQEMLTLINEAPLAANASGLPWPLTAEDAQRFIERPSDKRLPHFFITLPRINGGELIGGIGLGPDGDEVGLGYWIIKAHHGHGYATEAISAVLSMARTLGHTRIIASHIPGDGSSAHVLEKVGFKPTSELRSRLATAGAGMPSSQTFLVDLSASIELEDNAPLARQTKQL
- the dinB gene encoding DNA polymerase IV — its product is MVDSAPRKIIHVDMDAFFASVEQRDDPKLRGRPVAVGYGAARGVVAAASYEARRFGVRSALPSVTAMKRCPELIFVPPRFEVYKAVSRQIHGIFADYTDLIQPLSLDEAYLDVTDNRRDLPTAWLTAREIRARILEETGLTASAGISYNKFLAKLASDQRKPNGQFAVTPDMGEAWTQGLPVSRFHGVGPVTAAKMQRLGIETGADLRAKSMDFLQQHFGSSAAWYYEIARGIDDRRVNPDRDRKSSGSETTFERDLTASPEIESGVLGQADEVWAWCEKAQAFGRTVTVKVKFADFQIITRSKSLPQVVSTHADLRGASLALIRQVLPAQKGVRLVGVTVSNFEKAAAIIEPALPLFGQAPKQGAAA
- a CDS encoding DUF3606 domain-containing protein, whose product is MSDNKTLRAPQDASRISLSEDYEVDYWTGKFGVSRDKLADAVKAVGNGAKAVERYLKG
- a CDS encoding TonB-dependent receptor → MTYQISNRTRGWALLAGTGLALCFAANPAFAQASADASVDSNTIIVTAQRRSEALEDVPMSVAVIPQETLSSVGVNSVRDLANVTTGFQVNNSGSYPQPAIRGVTTTNAGAYENNVALFVDGLYQTTPQILNMDLPNVQSIQILKGPQGTLYGRNATGGAILIDTIDPGRDWAGNIEAGYGRFDDKRARGYVAGPLSDRIGVSLAGTFRKTDGYYKKASRTTPGQFDGRTLGLEQESVRAKVKAELTDSFTATAGYNFTRANDPRGVFFTPIENVANSYTVPGRNTRPRGLGEVAGDAIVLDFKQHEGYLNLSLDTGIGTLRSITGYTAGNNETIYDSNGNYVPDLYIDSVVRDRTWQESVDYNINAIKNVDLIVGGNYYNIKTDYQPGRDNVVYLGPASYAPFTYPDPATTIVPLSDYRKSSHSGFFRTKKAWAVFADVTFHATDKLSINLGGRYSSETQDVSAVKDNYCTTTGGCLVGGAIVPIGGITSTPYTIATTARSSTYNKFTPRASIRYEIAPHTNIYASYSQGFRGGEWNSTLPNDNPALWRDAKQETINAYEIGLKSGGGRFHYDLSGFYYDYKNLQVSSVTFIGALTVVTLQNAPKAKIYGAEANFDYDITDNFKIRMGGTWLHARYGDGFIYTGTGVNPNQVGFNTNSNPLKTFINVASVAQDLSGLQMPRAPDFSGFVGFDFNIPNKDGGLRFAANLKYTTSYVVTDPSVWGGDPNYVAKHTANPSYTPDNTALLAGTPYVSFASKERARQAAYALVNASVTWTDPTNHYYVRAWGNNLTNITVKTHYRPSASTYIPVGEPVTYGGTVGFKF
- a CDS encoding alpha/beta fold hydrolase, encoding MGSICCKHGCLHGVRGQQPNSARVSAAIHPRHGIFQLPWLPEKVLGAFQFARLKAALRRSALKGTFSSRTLGPYVEAWARPGALSCMLAYYRALRRPWERATAQPIRPSVQIIWGDKDRFLGRALMEASLARCGQGSLAVIANGTHWLHLEHPERITAEIVSFCSL
- the xth gene encoding exodeoxyribonuclease III; this encodes MKIATYNVNGVNGRLPVLLRWLEEEQPEVVCLQELKAPDDKFPQGAIRALGYDVIWHGQKSWNGVAILSRIGQIHETRRGLPGDAADTHSRYIEAAVGGIIIGGLYLPNGNPRPGPKFDYKLRWFERLIDHAAGLIETGLPVMLAGDFNVMPTDLDVYKPERWQDDALFAPEVKAAYFRLLDQGWTDALRELHPGEAIYTFWDYFRNAYARNAGLRIDHLLLSPTLAGRLVAAEVDAHVRGWEKTSDHAPVWIELAEKPRARRQSKVAKRSG